From a region of the Halanaerobium hydrogeniformans genome:
- a CDS encoding sulfatase-like hydrolase/transferase → MAEKKPKKIILILTETQRTDYLNCYGNSSMKTPNIDKLANEGMKFEKAYTTQPVCGPARSAIFTGQYPHSNGVYSNSMAPNELVKNIGQRLQKNNFKSAYIGKWHLDGGDYFGFGECPDGWDENYWYDMRCYLEELSIEDRKRSRKPETVYDEDFTEEFTYAHRVTDRAIDCLENYEEDDLFMVVSYDEPHSPSLCPPEYIEMYENMDLSFMKNKNYEEENPEHQKLWSENSKQKEDKVIVDGVSLEQRLGCNTFVDYEIGRVINAIEKYAPDAMIIYTADHGECIREHELRSKGAAMYDEITNIPLIIKYPEFISKNKIYSKPVSHINIAPTIMEAADLKIPEVIEGEGLLNVLKGDDTRKNEEIFMEFHRYEIDHDGFGSFQPIRSVFDGRYKLVINLLTSDELYDLENNPEETENLIDNNSIKVIRNNLHDKLLKWMNNTRDPYRGYYWERRPWRDDARAASWDYTGMTRQRKPDTGEKKPLDYDTGLEVTEYNRNKN, encoded by the coding sequence ATGGCTGAAAAAAAACCAAAGAAAATTATTTTAATATTAACAGAAACGCAAAGAACAGATTATTTGAATTGCTATGGAAATAGCTCTATGAAAACTCCAAATATTGATAAATTAGCAAATGAAGGGATGAAATTTGAAAAGGCTTATACAACCCAACCCGTTTGTGGTCCAGCAAGATCAGCAATATTCACAGGGCAATATCCACACAGTAATGGAGTATATTCTAATAGTATGGCGCCAAATGAATTAGTGAAAAATATTGGTCAAAGATTGCAAAAAAATAATTTTAAAAGTGCATATATAGGAAAATGGCATTTGGATGGTGGAGATTATTTTGGGTTTGGTGAATGTCCTGATGGGTGGGATGAAAATTATTGGTATGATATGAGGTGTTATTTAGAAGAATTATCTATTGAAGATAGAAAAAGATCACGTAAACCAGAAACAGTTTATGATGAAGATTTTACTGAAGAATTTACATACGCCCACCGAGTTACAGATAGAGCAATTGATTGTTTAGAAAATTATGAAGAAGATGATTTATTTATGGTGGTTTCTTATGATGAGCCTCATAGTCCCTCACTTTGTCCTCCAGAATATATAGAGATGTATGAAAATATGGATTTATCATTTATGAAAAACAAAAATTATGAGGAAGAAAATCCTGAGCATCAAAAACTGTGGTCGGAAAACTCAAAACAAAAAGAAGATAAAGTAATTGTTGACGGAGTTAGTTTAGAACAGAGATTAGGATGCAATACTTTTGTTGATTATGAAATTGGCAGAGTAATTAATGCTATTGAAAAATATGCTCCAGATGCAATGATTATTTATACTGCAGATCATGGTGAATGCATAAGAGAACATGAACTCAGGAGTAAAGGAGCTGCTATGTATGATGAAATTACGAATATACCACTTATAATTAAATACCCAGAATTCATTTCTAAAAATAAAATATATAGTAAACCAGTATCACATATTAATATCGCTCCAACTATAATGGAAGCAGCCGATTTAAAAATACCGGAGGTGATAGAAGGAGAAGGCTTATTAAATGTACTAAAAGGAGATGATACAAGGAAAAATGAAGAGATATTTATGGAATTCCATAGATATGAGATAGATCATGATGGTTTTGGAAGTTTTCAGCCCATTAGATCCGTTTTTGACGGTAGATATAAGTTGGTAATCAATTTATTAACTTCAGATGAACTTTATGATTTAGAAAATAATCCTGAAGAAACAGAGAATTTAATTGACAATAATAGTATTAAAGTTATTAGAAATAATTTGCATGACAAATTACTAAAATGGATGAATAATACTCGAGATCCTTATAGAGGCTATTATTGGGAAAGAAGACCATGGAGAGATGATGCAAGAGCTGCTAGTTGGGATTACACAGGTATGACTAGACAAAGAAAACCAGATACAGGAGAAAAAAAGCCATTAGATTATGATACTGGGTTAGAAGTAACCGAATATAATAGAAATAAAAATTAA
- a CDS encoding solute:sodium symporter family transporter, producing the protein MNLFTIASFLFFTISVAFISWNLTRKEDLDTNSGYFLGGRNLTGVVIAGSLMLTNLSTEQLVGMNGNAFMGGLSVMAWEATSGLTLVFMALIFLPKYLKSGITTIPEFVEDRYDKSTRNLIAILFLISLGVIFLPVVLYSGGLAFNSLFNISKVFGVSEMTGLTIMVWGIGIVGGIYAIFGGLKAVVVSDTINGVGLLIGGMLIPILGFITLGNGSFIDGVNKIIINHPGRINAIGGAGDPVPFGTLFTGILLINTFYWCTNQFIVQRTFGAKNLAEAQKGVLYAGFLKILAPFVMVVPGIIAFHLYGGDLSIGDMAYPILVSRVLPKPLVGFFAAVLFGAILSSFNSALNSASTLFCINLYKPIFKPNIKDKDLVKVGKIFGTFLAIFSMLLAPQIVNAPSGLFVFMRKFMGFFNVPTLVIIIVGFYTKRVPAIAAKVSIFTFMFLYGLLQFVFKPNIHFLHILGMLFLLCVGLMLIIGKIAPRKTPYEQKDTGVVELNHWKHVGSVSAAVIATLIFVYTLLSPLGIVWAGEAALTRFLVIFSVYFISMSVILLIAYFKRKAIK; encoded by the coding sequence ATGAATTTATTTACAATTGCATCATTTTTGTTTTTTACAATTTCAGTGGCTTTTATTTCTTGGAATTTGACAAGAAAAGAAGATTTAGATACTAATTCTGGCTATTTTCTTGGAGGTAGGAATTTAACTGGGGTTGTTATTGCAGGATCTTTAATGTTAACTAATCTATCGACAGAGCAATTAGTGGGTATGAATGGCAATGCTTTTATGGGGGGGTTATCTGTTATGGCTTGGGAAGCAACATCAGGTTTAACTTTAGTTTTTATGGCCTTGATATTCCTTCCTAAATATTTAAAGAGTGGAATTACTACAATTCCTGAATTTGTTGAGGATAGATATGATAAAAGCACAAGAAACTTAATTGCAATTTTGTTTTTGATAAGCTTAGGAGTTATCTTCTTACCGGTTGTATTATATTCAGGAGGTTTAGCTTTTAATTCATTATTTAATATATCAAAGGTATTTGGTGTTTCTGAAATGACTGGTCTTACAATAATGGTATGGGGAATTGGAATAGTTGGAGGTATTTATGCTATTTTTGGAGGTTTAAAAGCAGTTGTAGTATCAGATACGATTAATGGGGTAGGTTTATTAATTGGTGGAATGTTAATACCTATTTTAGGTTTTATTACTTTAGGAAATGGAAGTTTTATTGATGGTGTTAATAAGATAATTATTAATCATCCAGGGAGGATAAATGCTATTGGTGGTGCGGGAGATCCGGTTCCTTTTGGCACTTTATTTACAGGAATTTTATTAATTAATACATTTTATTGGTGTACTAATCAATTTATAGTACAAAGGACTTTTGGTGCTAAAAATTTGGCTGAAGCGCAAAAAGGTGTTCTTTATGCTGGGTTTTTGAAAATTTTAGCACCATTTGTTATGGTGGTACCTGGTATTATTGCTTTTCATTTATATGGAGGAGACCTGTCTATAGGAGATATGGCATATCCTATATTAGTTAGTCGAGTACTTCCTAAGCCATTAGTTGGTTTTTTTGCAGCAGTATTATTTGGAGCAATCTTAAGTTCTTTTAATTCAGCTTTAAATTCTGCTTCAACTTTATTCTGTATTAATTTATATAAGCCTATCTTTAAGCCAAATATTAAAGATAAAGATTTAGTAAAGGTAGGAAAAATATTTGGTACTTTTCTAGCAATCTTTTCTATGCTTCTAGCTCCTCAAATAGTAAATGCACCAAGCGGATTGTTTGTTTTCATGAGAAAATTTATGGGATTTTTTAATGTCCCTACATTGGTAATTATTATAGTAGGCTTCTATACTAAGAGAGTCCCAGCCATTGCAGCAAAAGTATCAATTTTCACTTTTATGTTCTTATATGGTTTATTACAATTCGTTTTTAAACCAAATATTCATTTTCTTCATATTTTAGGAATGTTATTTTTGCTTTGTGTAGGTCTAATGCTGATAATTGGTAAAATTGCTCCTCGAAAAACGCCTTATGAACAGAAAGACACTGGAGTAGTAGAATTAAATCATTGGAAGCATGTAGGTTCTGTAAGTGCAGCTGTTATTGCAACACTAATCTTTGTATATACTCTTCTTTCACCTCTTGGTATTGTTTGGGCTGGGGAAGCTGCTTTAACTAGATTTTTAGTTATTTTTTCTGTATATTTTATAAGTATGAGTGTAATATTATTAATTGCTTATTTTAAAAGAAAAGCAATTAAATAG
- a CDS encoding ROK family transcriptional regulator produces the protein MSYLKGKSMSDLREDNSAKIIEIVLKSGPLSRSEISNISGLTKASVSTITRQLIDEGLLEETGFQEGNKSVGRKRKNIDIVSEAKYVIGVEIGVKTIKSGIIDLKGNLLNELKISLNTKSEKTIINKTIDVIKKISANFKKNEILGVGIGATGIIDNNKGVVIKSPNLNWNNVNLKKEIEKQISLPILIDNNVRLMALGENRFCYNWGEIPRMLFIHAGYGIGCGIILNGELYYGYKFGAGELGHTIVIPDGPTCTCGKNGCLEAFSSGHAIISNYEEVKADSKNYLFEINNIILEDENGINYANEIMSKAGKYMGVSISNLLNLLAPDLVVLHGELFDSESYYSNVEKYLKSNFFGVNDKILTKRSKLNEKAAVIGAGALIIDRILLKK, from the coding sequence ATGAGTTATCTAAAAGGAAAAAGTATGTCAGATTTAAGAGAAGATAATTCTGCTAAAATTATCGAAATAGTATTAAAATCAGGCCCATTATCTAGATCTGAAATAAGTAATATTTCGGGCTTAACAAAAGCTAGTGTTTCCACAATAACTAGACAACTAATAGATGAAGGCTTGTTAGAAGAAACTGGATTTCAAGAAGGTAATAAATCTGTAGGAAGAAAAAGAAAAAATATTGATATTGTTTCTGAAGCTAAGTATGTGATAGGTGTTGAAATTGGAGTAAAAACAATTAAGAGCGGAATTATTGATTTAAAAGGGAATTTATTGAATGAACTTAAAATATCGTTAAACACAAAATCAGAAAAAACAATTATAAATAAAACTATTGATGTAATTAAAAAGATTAGTGCTAATTTTAAAAAAAATGAAATATTAGGAGTTGGAATTGGAGCAACCGGTATAATAGATAATAATAAAGGAGTTGTAATAAAATCTCCAAATCTTAATTGGAATAATGTTAATTTAAAAAAAGAAATAGAAAAACAAATTTCTTTGCCAATTTTAATAGATAATAACGTTCGGTTAATGGCACTTGGAGAAAATAGATTTTGTTACAATTGGGGAGAAATCCCTAGAATGTTATTCATTCATGCAGGTTATGGAATCGGATGTGGAATTATTTTAAATGGAGAATTATATTATGGATATAAATTTGGTGCAGGTGAATTAGGACATACAATAGTAATACCAGATGGACCTACTTGTACTTGTGGCAAAAATGGATGTCTTGAGGCTTTTTCGTCTGGGCATGCTATTATATCAAATTATGAAGAAGTTAAAGCGGATAGCAAAAATTATCTTTTTGAGATAAATAATATAATACTTGAAGATGAAAATGGTATTAATTATGCAAATGAAATCATGTCTAAAGCAGGCAAATATATGGGTGTTTCAATATCTAATTTATTGAATTTATTAGCGCCTGATTTAGTTGTTTTACATGGAGAGTTATTTGATTCTGAAAGTTATTATTCTAATGTTGAGAAGTATTTAAAATCTAACTTTTTTGGTGTCAATGATAAAATTCTAACCAAAAGAAGTAAATTGAATGAAAAAGCAGCAGTAATTGGAGCAGGAGCTCTTATAATAGATAGAATATTATTAAAAAAATAA
- a CDS encoding aldo/keto reductase codes for MPYLANENRYEKMQYNYTGNSGLKLPAVSLGLWHNFGGVDTLENARKMLRKAFDLGINHFDLANNYGPPAGSAEETMGILMEKDFRPYRDQLIISSKAGYYMWPGPYENWGSRKYLISSLDKSLQRMNIDYVDIFYHHRPDPDTPLAETIGALKQIQDQGKALYVGISNYNSQQTKKAVEVAEKMGVNLLLNQYNYSIFERWSEKENLLETLEEAGMGAIIYSPLAQGLLTDKYLDGIPADSRAAKESGYLKKDDITKKKLEKIKELNQIAADRKQSLSQMALAWVLDQGATSVLVGASKVEQIIENVGSLNNIEFTNDELAAIEAITAK; via the coding sequence ATGCCTTATTTAGCTAATGAAAATCGTTATGAAAAAATGCAGTATAATTACACTGGCAATAGCGGTCTTAAATTACCAGCAGTTTCTTTAGGTTTATGGCATAACTTTGGTGGAGTTGATACTCTAGAAAATGCCCGAAAAATGCTGCGTAAGGCTTTTGATTTAGGAATTAACCACTTTGATCTTGCCAATAATTATGGTCCTCCAGCTGGATCAGCAGAAGAAACTATGGGAATTTTAATGGAGAAAGACTTTAGACCTTATCGTGATCAATTGATAATTTCTTCTAAGGCAGGTTATTATATGTGGCCTGGCCCATATGAAAACTGGGGTTCTCGTAAATATTTAATTTCCAGTCTTGATAAAAGTCTACAGCGAATGAATATTGATTATGTAGATATTTTTTATCATCATCGTCCAGACCCTGATACACCACTAGCAGAAACGATCGGAGCTTTAAAACAAATTCAGGATCAAGGAAAAGCGCTTTATGTTGGTATATCAAATTATAATTCTCAACAGACTAAAAAAGCAGTAGAAGTTGCTGAAAAAATGGGAGTCAATTTGCTTTTAAACCAGTATAATTATTCTATCTTTGAACGCTGGTCTGAAAAAGAAAATCTTTTAGAAACTCTTGAGGAAGCCGGAATGGGTGCTATTATCTATTCTCCACTAGCTCAGGGCTTATTAACTGATAAATATCTAGATGGAATTCCTGCAGATTCAAGGGCCGCCAAAGAAAGCGGCTACCTTAAAAAAGATGATATTACTAAAAAGAAATTAGAAAAAATAAAAGAACTGAATCAAATTGCTGCTGATAGAAAACAAAGCTTATCCCAGATGGCTTTAGCCTGGGTTTTAGATCAAGGAGCTACTTCTGTTCTTGTTGGGGCCAGTAAAGTCGAGCAGATTATTGAAAATGTTGGCAGCTTAAATAATATAGAATTTACAAATGATGAATTAGCTGCTATTGAAGCTATAACAGCCAAATAA